In Cicer arietinum cultivar CDC Frontier isolate Library 1 chromosome 1, Cicar.CDCFrontier_v2.0, whole genome shotgun sequence, one DNA window encodes the following:
- the LOC113787713 gene encoding uncharacterized mitochondrial protein AtMg00820-like — MIDEMCVLQSKGTWELVHLPPGKSLVGCCCLYMVKDGSDENIDRLKSHLVAKGYTQILGLDYDDTFSPIAKMTSAILFSPLHQFIIGISINLTLKIHFGTMILKRKFI; from the coding sequence ATGATTGACGAGATGTGTGTGCTCCAAAGCAAAGGTACTTGGGAACTGGTTCATCTACCACCTGGGAAATCTTTAGTAGGTTGTTGTTGCCTCTATATGGTGAAGGATGGTTCTGATGAGAATATTGATCGACTTAAGTCTCATTTGGTGGCCAAGGGATATACTCAGATTTTAGGGTTGGATTACGATGATACTTTCTCACCGATAGCCAAAATGACGTCTGCTATACTTTTTTCTCCATTGCATCAATTCATAATTGGCATTTCCATCAACTTAacattaaaaattcattttggcACAATGATCTTGAAGAGGAAGTTTATATAG
- the LOC101506468 gene encoding probable acyl-activating enzyme 17, peroxisomal: MAYKSLSSISVSDIESLGIEQEHAATLHQQLTEIIGIHQTDSPATWQSISRSILNPELPFSFHQMLYYGCFVDYGPDPPAWIPDPESVTSTNVGRLLEMRGKEFLGSAYKDPITSFADFQKFSVSNPEVYWKTVLGEMNISFSKPPECILCESISDDGSSSYPSGQWLPGASINPAHNCLNLNGERSLNDTVILWRNELQDDLPLQRMTLEELRQEVWLVAYALESLGLEKGSAIAIDMPMHCKSVVIYLAIVLAGYVVVSIADSFAPREISSRLKISNAKVIFTQDLILRGDKTLPLYSRIVDAESPMAIVIPTRGSEFSMKLRDGDLAWCNFMDGVNKIKGKEFIAVEEPVETFTNILFSSGTTGDPKAIPWTNISPLKAAADAWCHLDVRKGDVVSWPTNLGWMMGPWLVYASLLNGASMALYNGSPLGSGFAKFVQDSKVTMLGVIPSLVRSWRNANSTSGFDWSAIRCFASTGEASNIDEYLWLMGRAHYKPIIEYCGGTEIGGGFVTGSLLQAQSLAAFSTPAMCCSLFILDDQGHPIPQNVPGMGELALGPLMLGASNTLLNADHYGVYFKGMPIWNGKVLRRHGDVFERTARGYYHAHGRADDTMNLGGIKVSSVEIERICNGADSNILETAAIGIPPSGGGPEQLALAVVLKNSNVTSQDLLTLRMSFNSALQKTLNPLFRVSQVVPVPSLPRTASNKVMRRVLRQQLVENTQSSRI, from the exons ATGGCATACAAATCCCTATCTTCTATCTCTGTGTCGGACATTGAATCCCTTGGAATTGAGCAAGAACACGCTGCTACTCTTCACCAACAACTCACAGAGATAATTGGAATTCATCAAACTGACTCACCTGCCACGTGGCAGAGCATCTCCAGAAGCATCCTCAACCCTGAACTCCCTTTCTCGTTCCATCAGATGTTGTACTATGGTTGCTTCGTGGATTATGGTCCTGACCCACCCGCTTGGATACCCGACCC GGAAAGTGTTACTTCAACAAACGTTGGTCGGTTGCTGGAGATGAGGGGTAAAGAGTTTCTGGGTTCAGCGTATAAGGATCCAATTACAAGCTTTGCTGATTTCCAGAAATTTTCAGTCTCAAACCCTGAG GTTTATTGGAAAACTGTGCTGGGTGAAATGAACATATCGTTTTCTAAACCACCGGAATGCATCTTATGCGAAAGCATCAGTGATGATGGTTCATCGTCATACCCAAGTGGTCAATGGCTTCCTGGAGCATCTATCAATCCTGCACATAATTGCTTGAATTTAAATGGTGAAAGAAGTTTGAATGACACGGTGATATTATGGCGCAATGAACTACAGGATGATCTCCCTCTACAAAGGATGACACTCGAGGAATTGCGTCAAGAGGTTTG GTTAGTTGCTTATGCTCTTGAATCACTGGGTCTGGAGAAAGGATCTGCAATTGCGATTGATATGCCAATGCATTGTAAATCTGTGGTCATCTATCTAGCTATTGTTCTTGCAGGTTATGTTGTTGTATCCATAGCTGATAGTTTTGCACCACGTGAAATATCATCCAGGCTTAAAATATCAAATGCAAAAGTCATATTTACTCAG GATCTCATACTTCGTGGTGATAAAACCCTTCCTCTTTACAG TAGAATTGTGGATGCCGAGTCACCTATGGCAATAGTTATCCCAACTAGAGGCTCTGAATTTAGCATGAAACTGCGTGATGGTGACCTTGCTTGGTGTAATTTCATGGATGGAGTCAATAAAATCAA AGGCAAGGAATTCATAGCTGTGGAAGAACCGGTAGAAACATTTACAAACATTCTCTTTTCTTCTGGAACAACAG GTGATCCAAAGGCAATTCCATGGACCAATATTTCTCCTCTTAAAGCTGCTGCAGATGCATGGTGCCACTTGGATGTTCGTAAAGGTGACGTAGTTTCATGGCCCACTAATCTTGGATGGATGATGGGGCCATGGCTGGTATATGCGTCATTGCTAAATGGAGCTTCAATGGCTTTGTATAATGGATCCCCACTTGGGTCTGGCTTTGCCAAGTTTGTACAG GATTCTAAAGTAACAATGCTTGGTGTGATTCCAAGTCTTGTACGGAGCTGGAGAAATGCAAATTCCACATCCGGCTTTGATTGGTCTGCCATTCG ttgcTTTGCATCCACTGGAGAAGCCTCTAACATAGATGAATACCTTTGGCTGATGGGAAGGGCTCATTACAAGCCTATCATTGAATATTGTGGTGGTACAGAGATTGGGGGTGGATTCGTCACTGGATCTTTACTGCAGGCTCAGTCCTTGGCTGCTTTTAGCACACCAGCTATGTGCTGCAGTTTGTTTATTCTTGATGACCAGGGGCATCCTATT CCACAAAATGTTCCAGGCATGGGTGAATTAGCTCTTGGCCCCCTTATGCTTGGGGCATCAAATACATTGCTGAATGCTGATCATTATGGTGTCTATTTCAAGGGAATGCCTATTTGGAATGGAAAG GTTTTACGGAGGCATGGAGATGTATTTGAGCGTACTGCTAGAGGATACTATCATGCGCATGGTCGTGCAGATGATACAATGAATCTTGGGGGAATCAAG GTGAGTTCAGTTGAGATTGAACGCATATGCAATGGAGCAGATAGTAATATCCTGGAAACAGCTGCAATAGGGATACCACCTTCTGGTGGTGGGCCTGAGCAATTGGCTTTAGCTGTTGTACTTAAGAATTCGAACGTCACATCACAAGATTTACTTACACTGAGGATGTCTTTTAATTCAGCTCTCCAAAAAACACTAAATCCATTATTCAGG GTCTCTCAAGTAGTACCAGTGCCATCACTTCCAAGGACTGCATCAAACAAGGTTATGAGAAGGGTTTTGCGTCAGCAACTTGTAGAAAATACCCAAAGTTCTagaatctaa